One Ignavibacteria bacterium genomic window carries:
- a CDS encoding ATP-binding protein has product MEYIDNSIDAASLRINPLTHKTIYQNDAEIIINIRGSNYAGGSITITDNCKGIFKLIDILQNIGFSNKKSQSWTNGNFGFGIYSFMAVCNRLDIITKFKGKNFAEKVTVTRNDFEKKSISDVNLNITTVRADFAEHYTEVTLSGFDKEKWEDFRDLYLGIFISHHFDLILRESPLKIKLLRNNKQTQCRPYMYGIHQGSEFTKEFTVKIGKGSNTIIKKAKIFLKYTSQRITKRPIAFFSKGRRINDVNQISLFDSNNKTLIWSNPQLTGYIDTADILSPVITRNTYKNDIDTKRFFTQLKKLEPVIIDFINICNQKNITTHFNRLEDIINEKIKCSIKNKQKIKRKPQSGDIVTINEDDKGYEIECIQFELIEKATPDQRRLKRTSRRVKANPLRSNIISADSYKYETLVVNPVQDEISSIKIKIEGNAQPLNDENNTALLSILVNNKVVIYKKHKDFNERVRRNRLGEEFMTKSLISLIIIEFLSHYLKQINSKNEMNEFKEVYYELERELEELNDKPLTTYLGA; this is encoded by the coding sequence ATGGAATACATTGATAACTCAATTGATGCTGCGTCATTAAGAATTAATCCATTAACCCATAAAACCATTTATCAAAACGATGCTGAAATTATCATTAATATTCGGGGAAGTAATTATGCGGGAGGCAGCATAACAATAACAGATAACTGTAAAGGGATTTTTAAATTAATAGATATTTTACAAAATATAGGTTTCTCAAACAAGAAATCTCAATCATGGACAAATGGGAATTTTGGTTTTGGAATATATTCTTTTATGGCTGTCTGCAACAGACTTGATATAATAACTAAGTTCAAAGGAAAAAACTTTGCTGAAAAAGTTACAGTTACTAGAAATGACTTTGAAAAGAAAAGTATTTCAGATGTGAACCTAAATATCACAACTGTAAGAGCAGATTTTGCCGAACATTATACAGAAGTCACATTAAGCGGATTTGACAAAGAAAAATGGGAAGATTTTAGAGATTTATATTTAGGAATTTTTATTTCGCATCATTTTGACCTTATACTTAGGGAATCACCTTTGAAAATAAAATTGCTGAGAAATAACAAACAAACCCAATGTAGACCCTATATGTATGGTATTCATCAAGGTAGTGAGTTTACAAAAGAATTTACCGTTAAAATCGGCAAAGGAAGCAACACAATAATTAAGAAAGCTAAAATATTTTTGAAATATACTTCTCAAAGAATTACTAAAAGGCCTATAGCATTCTTTTCCAAAGGCAGAAGGATTAATGATGTTAATCAAATATCTTTATTTGATTCCAATAATAAAACTCTCATATGGTCTAATCCTCAATTAACAGGTTATATAGATACAGCTGATATATTAAGCCCTGTGATAACAAGAAATACTTATAAGAATGATATAGATACAAAAAGGTTTTTTACCCAACTAAAAAAACTTGAACCTGTTATTATTGATTTTATCAACATATGTAATCAAAAAAATATAACAACACATTTTAACCGGCTAGAGGATATTATAAATGAAAAAATTAAATGTTCAATTAAAAACAAACAAAAGATTAAAAGGAAACCTCAAAGCGGGGATATTGTAACCATAAACGAAGATGATAAAGGATATGAAATAGAATGCATTCAATTTGAGTTAATAGAAAAAGCAACTCCAGATCAACGTAGATTAAAACGGACGAGCCGCCGAGTGAAGGCAAATCCTCTGCGTAGTAATATTATATCAGCGGATAGTTATAAATATGAAACTTTAGTCGTAAACCCTGTTCAAGATGAAATTTCCTCAATTAAAATTAAAATTGAAGGAAATGCGCAACCGCTGAACGATGAAAATAATACCGCTCTTCTTTCAATACTTGTAAATAATAAGGTCGTCATTTATAAGAAACATAAGGATTTTAATGAAAGAGTCAGAAGAAATAGACTCGGAGAAGAATTTATGACAAAATCACTAATCAGTCTTATAATAATTGAGTTTTTAAGTCATTATCTAAAACAGATAAATTCTAAAAATGAAATGAATGAGTTTAAAGAAGTGTATTATGAATTGGAAAGAGAATTGGAAGAATTAAACGATAAACCTTTAACAACTTATTTAGGGGCTTAA